The nucleotide window CATTTCAAcagcaaaaatacattttcttcaagCATCTCTGTGCATTAGGTCTTTCAGGAGCCGAGTGCAGATGTGAGAGGTGACCCAGGACCTGCCCCATCCTCAGCTGCCTGCAGGGACTGGGGAGGCCCTTGGGGGACCTTTTTCAGGAGGAAGGGGATGATTCACCCTCTCCCACCAAACAGCAAGTCCACAAATCAtaagatggtttgggttggaagagaccttaaagctcatctggttccaacccccctgccatgggcagggacaccttccaccagcccagggtgctcagagccccgtccaacctggccttgaaccctgccagggagggggcagccacagcttctctgggcagcctgggccagggcctcacaaacCTGCAAGAGGTGGATGAACCTGCTCTCAGGGGCCCCTGGCTCTCCCTGTGCTCATCCCCTCCATAAAATCAGAAGGTAACACTGAAAGTGACCTCCACATGCCACCTtgcccagcctcccacccccgtcagGTCCCTTGTGTGCTGGCTCACTCAGGATCGCATCCTTCACCACCCAAAgacttctctgcctctcctcacagcCTCCTCCAGCAATGCCTTCCTCACCCCGGGGAGCCCAGACCACCCCTCCAGACACAAGCTTACCCCCACACTGGGCAGAGGCAGAAGAAACACCCACCCCAGCTCGCTGCCCGCACCCTGCCCAGCATGGCCACAGACCCCCAAGGAGAGGACATCTGACCACCCTCAGGCTTAGCCAGCTCCCAGCACCAGGTGATGCCACAGCCCCCTCATCCTCAGCTGATGCCCCAGATGCCTCCCACGATTTGAGGCAACCCGGCAGCCTCAAGGTCAGAGattcccacagccccagctgcaAACCCCCTGCTAACTGCTCctgggagctgtgtgcctgggcaGGGGTTATATGGGCGCTCCCACCCTCAGCAGGTGAACATCCTAATGAGGAGAGAAATTAAAGGACACGCAAGTAATCCCTAATCAGGACAGAGTTAATAGGTGATGCAGCAGCATTTAAAAGCTTCCTAAGGCAGCAGTCTGGCTTTTCCCAAAGCAGCTAACTGCAAAGTCTCTGCCAGCTCCTGCTTGCTGTGCTCCGGGAGCTCCCCTGTGTGGAGGGTATGATAAGGAGAGTTATTGTTGCTCTGTGTTCTTAAAAAGATTATTGTTAGGGAGGGGAAGAAAGTTACAAGTGAAAGAAATTGGAACAAGCTCAGTGTTTGAATAGAGAGTAATAATGTTATGATAATTTGCATGCACAGCCTCTGCCACTCGAGAGCCCTAACGTATTTTATAAAGTCTTGCGCTGCAAAGAGCAATCCTATAAGCAGATAGCAGTAGAGCTGGCCAAATATAAAAGGGGAATCTgtaaaaatgacatttcattGTGTCGGAGAAAGCAATGAGAAGCAGAGTTGAGATGTAACCCTTGGTGTCCTTCTGGAGGAGAAGACTGGCGTAAGATTGGCACTTGCTCGTATGATCTAGTTTGCTATCATGAGTCTTgcagtcattttttttccctgtatatcAAAAGGGTATTTCTAAATACCTGTTTGCAAATGAAATACATGGAAATAGTCCTGAAGGCCAAAACTTCAGCACTAGATCTTTCCAGAAAAGGTCACATAGAAGAAGGGGCCGCTGACAGCTCCTGGACTGGGCTGGAAGGATCAGAGCACAGGACAAATACGGGGGACGCTGGAGCCCCATCAGCACCACCGTTCACTGCCAGTTTCATGTGCTTTTGGTCCGACAACCTGCAACACCCCAACAAAGCGTTCTGCAGCGGTGGGGTTCCCCCGGCTCCTCCACGGAGTAAGTGATAGATCTGGGCCACAGCATGCTGTAGCATAAATCAGAGCTTTACGAGTCCCCGGCGGCTGCAAATCAATGAGTTCTGGTAATAATTACccatttgatttttctctttattaatatttagactttttaatcttttcattgCGAACACGATGCTTCCCTGCTGCGGTTGTCCTTCAGGGGGAGCTGCCACAAAAGCTCCCGTTTCTCAAAGACTTTGTCTTGAACCAGGCTGCTCCCTGACCCAGAACGACACAACCACGAAAGGCGGGTGACAACCCGGCCGATTCACCCCGGCTGGGTGTCACCGTCCCAGCGCACAGCGGGTGTCCCCGAGACGCAGCGTGGCCACTCTGGGTACCCCAGTGCAGATCCACTGGTTGTAAGGGGGTTTCTCTAGCTCTTAGGCTGAGCCCTCACCCTTGGCACGGGTGACCACCCAGATTATCGCAACCTACAGCCGTCGTTTAAAGAGATGGCCCCGGAAGGTGGTTCGCTCGTCAGCTGGTGCTTGCTAATGAGGGATGTACAAACTAAAAAATAAGCCCTGTGTTGATATGCAAAGGGAGACAGGACTCTCAGTGATTTTCAGTTGAAATGACAGACCTTATCTCCTCTAACACAGGCGTGGGAAAGCTGATAATGCACTATCACCTctggaaaacaaaagggaaaaatcaaaacagaaaacaacccctaaaaaaagcaatataaattATGTTTATTATAAAGACCAAAATTTTCCAGCAAGTCCAACCACTACTCAGCTTTAAATTAgtgagaaaagaagctggaaaTAAGTGAAAGGATGCTGGAGCATCTGCCATGTCAGAATTACCTCCAGCGCCCAGAAGAACAGGTAAAAGACCCCGTTTTTTGTCCGACAGTGCACAGAGGGATCTGTGCCAGGGATGTCGCTTAGCACAGACACGGATCTGGCTTTTCTGttctgggatggggaggagaggcaggaacCATATTTTGACTCCTGGGACTATTCAGCAGAATAAATCCTTGAGGGTAATCCCAGAAGCTGTGCTCCCTCCCCAGGGACTGTCCTCCGAACCCATGGGGTGAAGACAGACTTTGATGTCCAGCTTCCACCAAGTGAGGAGAACCTGAGACCAATTTCTTGTCCAAAGCAATGCCCAGCACCTTCAGCAGCAGAAAGACTCCCAGGGCTGAGCAGGTCACCATGGTCTGCTACCACCAGGAGCCTTACGAGGCTAAAGATGAAGGTTCACCTCTCCATCTGCTCCTTCTGTGCCACCTCAGCAAGCTTCCGCCCAGGATGACTGAGCCACATCAACATCCATCCCAACAGGGCTGGCTGTGCTGATCTCACCATcgctccctcctcagctgggacGTGTCCTGCTGCTTCCAATGCTGAAACCACCCGAGTGAACAGGTCCCCAGGCAGAGCATCCCTTGGGACAGtaacagcagacagcaatggGGACAACGCAGAAGACCACAAGGAAGAGGACCTCAGGTCTCCCTATCCCTGCCATCGTGCACAGAGATGCTGCAGGCTCTTCCCAGAGATGCACGTGTTTCTTCACCGGTGCCAACACCTCAAGACGTTCAGCCAGCTGCAAAGGGTGGCTGATGTGCTGTTATCACCTCTTCTGCCTCTGCCGTGTCACCTCTCTTCTGTCATCCACCTCCACCACGGGACTGGACATGTCCTCTGCCACCAGCTCCACTGCTGAAACACCAACACGGGTTCAggtgctgcctcctccccgcTGGCTGTTTGCCACGACGGGCTGAGCCCActgccagggctggcaggagggaggaTGGTGCTTCAGCCCTCCGATGGAGAGAAAGGGGCTGTGGCATGCAGGaaaagaggggctgggggcttttCTGTGCCATGTAAACGGCATAAAGAGGACACCATGCATGTGGAAACATCTTTAATCCGGAAAGTGCTTCCAGATGATGCAACTTCCAACTCCTGCCAAGGGGCTGAGCATACGCCCAGTGCTCCCCAGCTGGGGCAAGGACAGCTCTCCTGGGCACTCCCAGGCAGCGTGGGATGGGTAAAACCAGGGTGAGAAAACCCAAAAGAGATACTAATGCTGCCCCACATAGGCTGACCCAGCCCCAGAGCCTGGGCTGAGGACCCAGATCTTGCTTGGGGACAGTGATCCCCCTGGGCTGGGCTTTCGGGGGCTGGTGATGGGCCACTGCAGTGGCACAACCTTCTATCTGAGCCTGCCTGGGGAGAGACGCAGTCCTGGGGAGCTGAAACCTCCTCGTGTGGGAACTGGTGAGTCTCGGGCTAACATCCCAGTCACTATTTTTCCAGCAGAACACAGTCGCTTGAGTCCTACCCAGGTGGCCCACAGCCTCGTCACAGGTACGTGATCTCGATGACGTTGGGCTCAGCGCTCGCACAGGGAAGGTGATGCTTGCAGGAGCACTGGCAGCTCATGCCAGCCGCATCCACACCGCCCGGCTCCCACTGGCAGGGCTGGACAGGCAGCTTCTTCTGGGAGCCCAGCTGCTTCCAGTCCGTGAGGTGCACCCCATCGTCCAGGTCCTGCGGCATGGGCTCGTGGTAGAGGGTGATCTGGACAGTGCGGAGGTGAGGGCCGTAGTGCACCACGATGATGATGAAGACGGCCAAGAGGACGAAGATGACGACAATCACGGAGATCACGGGCAGGGCATCGGATTTCTTCGTCACGCTCCTGACAACGGAGACGGGCGTGAAGGCGGCCGCCTCCTGGGGCTCAGGCTGTCTTAGCTGGCTGCCGGGCGCGGAGGCATTCATGGCTGAGCAGGCTGACCTGGGACAGAGAAAGGCAGGGTGGAAAGGGGTGGCTGCTGAGCAGAGGTTGTCTGATGTCCTCATCTCCTGCCCTCAAGTCAGCGGCTGCTGCCTtcacctgcagctgctggggaatGGGACCATCCCGTAACTGCTCCCTGCCTCGGGCTTGCAGGACAGGATAAATTTTGGTGGTTATACCTGGGGTTGTAGGGACGGCACCCTGGACACGTTCAGCCAGGGAGGCCGTGCCCTGCATCCCCTTGTCCTGGACACCTTCGGCGTGGGGCTCTTCTCCCCACCACACCTCGCTCCCCGGAGGAGAGCCCTCCACCCTCCCCTctttgcccccagccccacggtgcTAACCCAAGACCAAACCCCGCAGGGACCTCCCTGGGAGATCCAACCCCACCGAAACACACCACGAGGCATCCCTCGCCACAGCCACTAACTCCTCGGGAGCCAGCacggggggagcagggctgagaggagggagggggagcccTCCCCAGCCGCGCAGGGGTACCTCGGTGTCCCCGTTGCGTGGCAGTCGTCATCTCCAGCGGCGAGGCGGAGAAGCTGACGGCAGGACCAGCAGAAAAGCGTCCGGGATGGTTCCCCGGTGTGGGTGCAGCCAGACTCACCTCGCCGGCTGCCACGTCACGCCTCGTCCCCACACCCCCGGGACTCCCcggggcagaggaggaagcgCCTGCTCATCGCGGGCGGGAGAGGTGTTCCCTCACTTCGCTGGGTGCCACATCAGCACCACAGCCCCCTCCCTCGCTGTCACACACCCTCGCCGGAAAAAATCCCTCCTCTCGCCCGCTGCAAGACAAGCGCCCTTTTGTTCAGGGGGGAAAGCACCTACCGCCCTTCGGCTGCAcacgcagcccccggccgcccaGCTGCAGGAAACCTCTCTCCTCCCACCCACTCGGCGTTCACGTTTAATGCAGTTAAGAAACCGGTGTAAAAAAGTCACCCTTCTGCACGTGAGCCCTTGGCAAAGCGTATCCGCACAACGCTCTGGGCTCGCAGGACCCTCGCCAGCAGCGGTGCGAGTCCGTGGCGAAGCTCTGGACCCCAGGACCTGCTCAGGGTCAGAGGCGGGAGCCAGTGGCAGGTCGGTGCTCGCTCATCTCTCCCCCCGCACCTCGGCCGCGCGAGCAAGGCCACAGGGACGCCCTCGAGTCAGCAGCCTTTACCCCCGCACGCAGGCAGGTACTGTCCCCCTGTCCGGGGATGCCGTGCGGTCAGACCCCATGCCACGCTGGTGGCCCCGAGCACATCTCAGGGCAGAAAAGATGGCTCCTCCAGAGCTTTGTCTAAACAACCATCACAAAACATGTCTCCCCATCTTTCTGCCCCGAAACAAAACTGCTCTTACCTGGAGGCTCTCAGCAGACAAGCTGGGGTGAATATCGGGGCTCTGTCTtccctgcacgtggggaggacgGGGTGGGAAAAGCCTCTCCCCCCATCCGGCCGAGCGTCCAGGAGATTTGGCCGCACGTTAGAGCTTCTGGGAATTTGCACTCATTTCAGGATTCAGTAAAACCTTAATCTGCAGCGTAATCTCTGAGCATCACATCtgtgcaggagaaagaaaaaatggggCGGGGAGGCTGCCAACAGAGGTTTTGTAAAACCAAAGGCCGCTGCGGGACGCTGGGTGCTGTCGGCCTGACGgtttgcttggggttttggagGTGTTTGAAGAGACCCGCTGAAATGCAAGGAGCTGCGCAGTGCACGGGACATCTCTCCCACCGTTCCTGCTGCCATGTCCTGGTCGTGGAAAGCCAGCACCTTGCCGGCAGCAGAAGACACCCCACTGATGCGCTCCCTGCAGCGAAGGAgcagctccgtcaccctcagccgAGGCTCTGTGGCTTTCcagggggctgtgggagggggctGGACCAGCCCCTCGAGCCAGGAGACACAATCCTGTGGATTTGCATTCTCAACACCTGCACAGACCTTCCGAGATGGGCAGATACGGGAGCCTTTCCCATGTGGAGACAGCAAGACCCTTCCTTCCCCTTGCAAACACCCATTCGCACCCAGCACGGGGCAGCTTATTACCTCTGAAGTTCACGCAATGCGACtaggggacagacagacagacagacaggacgTTCACAGACAAGTGCATCACAAAGTCAACACCAAGAAACCAAATGCCCCAAACCCCTTGGGCCAGACGGGGGACAGGACCAGCCCGTTTTCCCAGTTCCTCCCCTTGTCAAGGGACTGGGTTGGGGTAAGTCAAAGCCTGCCCTGTGCCCTGTGTCCTGTGGGGAAGGGTGCTGCTACCAGCTGAAAACCAGCATCCCAAAGCCAGCACAACCTGGTGCCCAGACTTGCTGGAGCTGCACAAGGAGTTGCCCTGGCCCTGCAAGGAGCAAATATTTCCAAATCCCTCCTGGAGATGCTAAGAAATCCCCTCTCAGCTGGGAGGGGaggaccggctcctccagcagctccttgcccAGGAAGGACCAATGCAGCTTGCAGCCCTCACGGCTGATGCTGAGCAGACTGGAGCTGGGGTGCACACCCTCATCACAAACACAGCatctccaaaaaaacccaagcaccaCAAAGAAGCCACTGAACCCAAAGCAAGGCAGGCCCGCTGTGCCACCGCTCTCCCCCACCACGAGAGCCGAATTCCCCCAACAAACTGATGGTGAGGTTTCCTTTGCCATCGGTAAGCGATGTCTCACATCCTCTCCGACCATAATGGGCTGAAAAACACAATTCCCCTGTGGATTCAGCCCGTTTCCTTCTATTCTTTAACAGGAAGCTCTGCGAGAGTCAGCCCAGGCAGGCAAATCGCTCCTCACCCTCTCGTCCCTCCCGGGATGGACAGAGCCTCAGCCGGGCTGCAGAGCCACAGGCCGCCGCGAAGATGCTggctccgtccgtccgtccgctcCTCTGGCTGCTCGGCTGCGTGCTGTTCCGAGGTGAGATGCTCCGCTCGCAGCCCGGGCGGGGTGAAGCGGTGCTGGGCGGGGGGACGTGGGGAGCGCGGCTTCACGAGGGGCACCACAGGGAAGCGGCCAGGCATGCAAACGTGTAGTAGCTGCCGTCGGAAAGCTCAGCCTTTAAATTCAGGGGTGGCAGGAGTCAGGTTGCTGGGAAAAATGCGGCCGTACCAGGTTCACGGGGTTTATTTGACAGCGCTGGAATATAAAACCTGTTTCCTGGTTAACAAAAGGAGCGTTGCTGCTGAGGGCTGCGATGCTGAGGTGTTTTGTAGCAAGTGACTTTTGTCAAATAAGCATAAAGGTAGAGCATTGAAATGTACACAACATTATTTTCCTCAAAGCTATTTTTTCCTTGGTGACTTTAATTTCTCCTCTCGTCGATATGAATACAAAGACCCTGTGGAAGACTCATGCAGACCacgcttagggacgtggtttagtggtggacttggcagtgttagttttacggttggactcgatgactttaaggtctttttcaacctaaatgattgtGCATCCTTACTGTAATAATTCTGCTCCTCTGTGATAGTTCTGCTTTGGCTTCTCTTTCCCACGTGAGTCGCGGTGTGGGATGAAGGAACCGGTTTCCGGCTCTGAAGGGCGACAGGTTGCTTTTTCCTGCATTGTCAGGCACCTTTCGCGTTGCTGACAGCCGAAGTAGCTAGGAGCTGAAAAGCAGTCAGAGGAATACAGACTGCAACACCATCGCTGCTTCTAACAGGCAACCACCTAAAAACAACGCGTCTCCGATCCGAAGTTTTTAATCATTAAACCACAGAAGTTGCCTATGGGTTATAACCACTGTGCTGGTAATTACAGGATTTTTGAAAGGCAGAGAATATAGAAACCAATTCAGTTAGTAGCTGTGTCATTCTGAAAAGTAAGAGCGCGTGGATTGGAAACCTTCTCTCTTCATCAGGGGTGATACTGCTGGCTTTGTGCCTGGGTATCAGCCAAGCAGCTCTGAGGCCCCATGGCCATACTGCGACGCTCCTGCATGCCTGCCCAGAATGCTGGTTTTCCCTTAAAACTCCCTGGTGTGCTGGCACGGGACAGGGACACCAGAGAGGCTGTCAGGCACCTTCCCCAGCTCGGCTGCACACCAAGATGCAGCCCCTGCCCGGAGCGGGGCCGCTGGCTGCCTTGGCCCCGGAGATTCGCCCCCGGGcagacctggctgctgcggtaCCAGCTGGGAGGGACAGCACGCCCCGTCCCTCGGTCCGAGGGCATCCCTTCGTCCTCTGCAGCCCGCCTAGGATCACGGGGCAGGGACTGCTCTCACGAGACGTGTGCCGAGCAGCTGGCGCCGGACCCCAGCGGGGCCGATGCCTACAGACCATGGCAACGGCGCTGCTGGTGCTGGCTGTGCCTCAGCTCACGGTGCCGTGGCACCTCTCCGGCTTCCATCAAAACAACCGGCCTTCCCCGCGGTCACGCGTGCCGTCTCACTGTTTTGCATTGATCCGACAGTTCTGAAAtggcttttttcattttatttttcattgtataGCAAAGTCACTAAGGTGGTCTAGTACCTGGAGGGGGGAGCTTCTGCGCAAGGCCCAGCAGCAGGCTTAGCGCAAGGGGCAGGGACGGGGGCAGTGACGCCACACGTTCCCCgacacacaggcagagaagggaacTGGAGGCTCCTGAACACGACAGAAGAGCTCACAGGTCTCCCTGCACCTGAGGAGGTGGAAGTGACCTTGCAGGAGAGACAGAATTTGCTTTGGCTGCAGACTAATACCTGCCTGTTTCCACacagtttttgggtttttttaaagactttgtgCAAGTTCATTAATTCATTAATGAattt belongs to Opisthocomus hoazin isolate bOpiHoa1 chromosome 23, bOpiHoa1.hap1, whole genome shotgun sequence and includes:
- the SMIM33 gene encoding small integral membrane protein 33, with the protein product MNASAPGSQLRQPEPQEAAAFTPVSVVRSVTKKSDALPVISVIVVIFVLLAVFIIIVVHYGPHLRTVQITLYHEPMPQDLDDGVHLTDWKQLGSQKKLPVQPCQWEPGGVDAAGMSCQCSCKHHLPCASAEPNVIEITYL